In a single window of the Nodularia spumigena CCY9414 genome:
- a CDS encoding TauD/TfdA dioxygenase family protein — MENAISDGERTLYHLPPRNYQPGHDVPMKRHPIVSIHQVTGKKGLYLGSDTSIPVGMEDKLDLAKQFWQDLFETVLERTPVYTHIWQPGDLVVWDNSQVMHAGIPYDASKYKRVALRVGLVDNS; from the coding sequence TTGGAAAATGCAATTTCAGACGGTGAAAGAACATTGTATCATCTACCACCAAGAAACTATCAGCCAGGACATGATGTGCCAATGAAAAGGCATCCCATTGTTTCTATTCATCAGGTAACTGGCAAGAAAGGATTATATCTTGGTTCAGATACCTCAATTCCTGTGGGTATGGAGGATAAATTGGATTTAGCAAAACAGTTTTGGCAGGATTTGTTTGAAACTGTTCTGGAGCGCACACCAGTTTATACTCATATATGGCAACCTGGTGATCTTGTTGTTTGGGACAATTCGCAAGTGATGCACGCTGGTATTCCCTACGATGCTAGCAAGTATAAACGCGTTGCTTTACGTGTAGGATTGGTGGACAACAGTTGA